A single region of the Malaclemys terrapin pileata isolate rMalTer1 chromosome 4, rMalTer1.hap1, whole genome shotgun sequence genome encodes:
- the AMIGO1 gene encoding amphoterin-induced protein 1 yields the protein MWLWYLAPGQRLGLSCGRVWLLVLLLLGCDLAREGGSVLNCPPKCVCASNIISCSKLGLGIIPTKLPRFTAILDLSHNNLTRLRADWTPARLPHLHSLLLNHNALGFISTEAFCHVPHLRYLDLSSNSIKALEEFLFSQLQELEVLLLYNNQIAQMDRSAFDDMARLQKLYLSQNQISRFPMELVKDRAKLPDLALLDLSANKIKGLPVAALKGLPAWMKNGLYLHSNPLSCDCGLYELFTHWHARQLSSVVDFREELVCSLPLAKRSVSIFTLNSQDSLNCSEFKEQMLEAYLGDTVTIDCDTKVRGATTREWVTPNNRRFPEETANSTMTVLGNGSLQIRLIRVEDMGTYTCYAVSQAFNETLYVDVMVHNFTQHGTHDTLNTAYTTLVGCILSVILVLIYLYLTPCRCCCRGNEKLAAQPEDSINSSMLSTTPNHNPEVAVRKGSLRHLAASGPMQGQNGKVKPNSTPEQAARRAQKAPRKMSDPDSVSSVFSDTPIVV from the coding sequence ATGTGGCTTTGGTACTTAGCGCCTGGTCAACGCCTGGGGCTGAGCTGCGGGAGAGTCTGGCTCCTGGTCCTCTTGCTGCTGGGTTGTGACCTTGCCCGGGAAGGGGGGTCGGTCCTGAACTGCCCCCCAAAATGCGTGTGTGCTAGCAACATCATCAGCTGCTCCAAGCTGGGCCTCGGAATCATCCCCACTAAGCTGCCTCGCTTCACAGCCATCCTGGACCTCAGCCACAACAACCTGACCCGCCTGCGGGCGGACTGGACCCCCGcccgcctcccccacctccactccctgcTGCTCAACCACAACGCCCTGGGATTCATCTCCACCGAGGCCTTCTGCCACGTCCCGCACCTGCGGTACCTGGACCTCTCCTCCAACAGCATCAAGGCGCTGGAGGAGTTCCTCTTCAGccagctgcaggagctggaggtgCTGCTGCTCTACAACAACCAGATTGCCCAGATGGACCGCAGCGCTTTCGATGACATGGCCAGGCTGCAGAAACTCTACCTGAGCCAGAACCAAATCTCCCGCTTCCCCATGGAGCTGGTGAAGGACCGGGCCAAGCTGCCCGACCTAGCCCTGCTGGACCTTTCTGCCAACAAAATCAAGGGCCTGCCAGTCGCGGCCCTGAAAGGCCTCCCTGCCTGGATGAAAAACGGCCTCTACCTCCACAGCAACCCGCTGAGCTGTGACTGCGGGCTGTACGAGCTCTTCACGCACTGGCACGCACGCCAGCTCAGCTCGGTGGTGGACTTCCGGGAGGAGCTGGTGTGCAGCCTGCCCCTGGCCAAGCGCAGTGTCAGCATCTTCACCCTCAACAGCCAGGACTCCCTCAACTGCAGCGAGTTCAAGGAGCAGATGCTGGAGGCCTACCTGGGGGACACGGTGACCATCGATTGCGACACCAAGGTCCGGGGGGCGACCACCAGGGAGTGGGTGACCCCAAACAACAGGCGCTTCCCGGAGGAGACCGCCAACAGCACCATGACAGTGCTGGGCAATGGCAGCCTGCAGATCCGCCTCATCCGGGTGGAGGACATGGGCACGTACACCTGCTATGCAGTCAGCCAGGCCTTCAATGAGACCCTCTATGTGGACGTGATGGTCCACAACTTCACCCAGCACGGAACTCACGACACGCTGAACACTGCCTACACCACACTGGTGGGCTGCATCCTCAGCGTCATTCTGGTGCTCATCTACCTGTACCTGACACCGTGCCGCTGCTGCTGCCGTGGCAACGAGAAGCTGGCCGCCCAACCAGAGGACAGCATCAACTCCTCCATGCTCAGCACCACGCCCAACCACAACCCCGAGGTGGCCGTTCGCAAGGGAAGCCTCAGACACCTCGCGGCTTCCGGCCCCATGCAAGGCCAGAACGGTAAGGTCAAACCCAACAGCACGCCAGAGCAGGCGGCCAGAAGGGCCCAGAAGGCCCCCAGGAAAATGTCAGACCCGGACTCTGTCAGCTCTGTCTTCTCGGACACGCCCATCGTAGTGTAG